From one Brachypodium distachyon strain Bd21 chromosome 4, Brachypodium_distachyon_v3.0, whole genome shotgun sequence genomic stretch:
- the LOC100846648 gene encoding uncharacterized protein LOC100846648, whose amino-acid sequence MASQVVEAHRAAAAIVRGDDAACRKKSVEALEELGLPTGILPLEDLEEFGYNREAGFMWLVQRKKKEHTFKKVKQTVSYATEVTAFVEPGKLKKIVGVKTKELFIWLSVVEVYVEASAPGKVTFKTGAAGLSETFDAAAFALGE is encoded by the coding sequence ATGGCATCCCAAGTCGTCGAGGCCCACCGCGCCGCGGCAGCGATCGTGCGCGGCGACGACGCGGCCTGCAGGAAGAAGTCGGTGGAGGCGTTGGAGGAGCTGGGCCTGCCCACAGGGATCCTTCCCCTCGAGGACTTGGAGGAGTTCGGGTACAACCGTGAGGCCGGCTTCATGTGGCTGgtgcagaggaagaagaaggagcacACCTTCAAGAAGGTCAAGCAGACTGTCTCCTACGCCACCGAGGTCACCGCCTTCGTCGAGCCGGGGAAGCTCAAGAAGATCGTTGGCGTCAAGACCAAGGAGCTCTTCATCTGGCTCTCCGTCGTGGAGGTGTACGTCGAGGCGTCGGCTCCCGGCAAGGTCACCTTCAAGACCGGCGCCGCGGGGCTCTCTGAGACCTTTGATGCGGCTGCCTTCGCCCTGGGAGAGTGA